TCAGCTTTCATTCTTTCGGTTTTGATATGATTTTTCTTTCCAATTAAGCATTtgttaattgattcaatgaTACCagtattgattttattaccTTTAATTGTTAATGCTAAAAAACGatatttaatgaattcaGGATTCTCGAATTGATGAAGGAAAGCATTGGCACCAGCATCACCAATTCCACAGAAAAACAATGAAAGATTCTTTAAACGACTTGAACCATTGATTAATTTGGATAAAATGATAGCACCTTCATTGGagattttattactatttaaatgAATGGTTTCTAATGTATGATTGACTGATAATGCATCTACTAAATATTCCATTGATTTACCGGTTATATCACATTCAGAGATATATAATGATTTAAGTACACATTGTTTTGATTTCAATGATTgacataataattttaaacctTGATCACCAATTGGATTATTATCTAACTTTAAGAATAACAAATAACGATTACTTTCAATACCTTCACATAAATGTTTTATACCTATATCTGTAATACTATTACTTGAGAGATCTAATGATGAAACAATAGCTTGCTGCCCTAAAGCTTTGGAAATAGTTTTTACACCTTCATCAcccaaattaatattttctaaCTTTATTAATGGGTGTGATTTTCCATTCATTAATACTTTAGAAATGGTTTTTGGATCATGATCAccaatctttttaaaaagatgACCTGCAGCTTCTAATGATACACAATTATCATATTccattgtttctttttttttttttttttttttgatttttttttttttttttattatttatttatgtatttattttaatttataatataattttatagaaTTAtgatggaaaaaaaaatatatataaataaaatttaaaaattaaataaatacaattatatataattataaagtaATAAAgggaataataaatttaataaactttttttttttttttttaaattataaattaaaattttttttttttttttttttttttttttttttttttttttgggaaggTTAGATTAATAATCCTTTTTTTggactttaaaaaattactgtaatttttaaagtctttaaaaaaaaagttttttttgtaaaaaataattttataaaaaaaaaaaaaaaaaaattatttaaattttaattacattttattttgagtTATAAAacactatttttttaaaataaattaaataatattaaataaaattattaataatgtattttattttttttaaaaaaaaaaaaaaaaaaaaaaaaaaaaccataatAATTACCATCTAACAAGTATCGAGTTCGAAggatattaaataaaaaaatggatatatataaataaattaaaaaaataataaataagtaaataaataaataaataaataataaataaatgttataCAAAAGgtgttgatattttttaaagggaaaaaaaaaaaaaaaaaaaaactattttagtaaatttttttaaaaaaaaaaaaaaataaataaaaaaaaaaagaattttagtAATTTTACTTCccaatatgttttttttttttttcatagtTATGCTTTTAAAAcacatattaaaattaatagtaaaaataaatcacactgtttaaaaaatttccatATCTAGTGGggttaaaagtaaaaaaaaataattattttagatttttttttttttttttttaccaatttaaaaatagttgtACACACGcaataagattttttttttgtttttaaagttttaaatttattactattaagatttcttttttttttttttttttttactttttttttttttaccttattatttatttatattttttttttttttttttttttttttttacaaaattacTTTTCTTATATATATAGTGAtactaaattaataaattaaaattaattattcattCTTCTTTTGAGCAGCTTTTGAAACTTTAGTTTGAGTGagtttgttatttttattattatttgtatttttatttgtacgAGTTGGTTCAGCTTCCAAACCTTTTTGAGTTGGTTTAACCTCTTCATCTTCGTCACTATCACTTCTAATATCATCGAAATCTTTAgatttgaataatttgatataaataattcttGCAATCAAAAAGAACCAGAACatatgtaaaattaaaagtgtAAGTAGTGCAACATTTGTTGGATAAAATAATGGAAACTCTACTGAAACATAATAAGCTTCAGttctataaaaattaataaataaataaataaattttaattagtatatattaattataattattttaaattattactattattattattattattattattattattattattattattattattattattattattattattattattgttattattattattattattattattattattattattattattattattattattattattattattattattatttaattaatttacatacaaagaagatttaattaaagtgAATGGGAAAAAGATTAATCTTGTTACAAAGAAGGAAACGGCAAACATAACGAATAAACCATCACAAATGATTTGAatagttttgtttttaacTTCTTTAGAGATATAGTTTAATGCTTTTGCACTATACAAAAAGATATCAGCAATGTTGTGAATCCAAAGAATTGCAATACCAATTCTATGATATCTATACCAATAGGAACAACCAACTAAAAAGAAGGTTGCAACATGATGAGTAAGCATTTGATTGAAATCTTTTCTTCTAGTTTCAAAGAAAAGTGCAATAGTACAATGAACATAgaatgataattcaattaaataatatgttCTAAATAAAGTTCTAATTTGTTGTTtggattttaaattattatttgtttttgtttttgtttttgtttttgtttgttattgaaatataataataattaataataaatgaaaagtaaaaaataaaaaataataataaaaaaaaaaaaaatgtattaataatctatttacaaaatatgtaaaaataaataaataaacttacGAAAAAGGTTGTGTTGGCCAACCTAACCAAATATTCATTGTTGGAAATATTGACCAACTTTCTTGACTATAAACGTatgaaccaattaaaaagaatgaaatataatataatgtATACCATCCATTTTCAAGGAATCTTGCTGTATATGATTTTCTCATATTAAATGAAAGTGCAATTGGctaaataaattcaaaaatcatTAGTTATCCCATACAAGTATATGTATatctatatttttaaaatatagtatagtttcgaaaaaaaaaacacttacTTTAAGTACATAATGTTGAAA
This region of Dictyostelium discoideum AX4 chromosome 3 chromosome, whole genome shotgun sequence genomic DNA includes:
- the crsA gene encoding ceramide synthase codes for the protein MALDENGVSEIEWERLYNPDNSIFLSGRKLMSEVNAIIFLVVCTNIFFVIRFFFQHYVLKPIALSFNMRKSYTARFLENGWYTLYYISFFLIGSYVYSQESWSIFPTMNIWLGWPTQPFSTLFRTYYLIELSFYVHCTIALFFETRRKDFNQMLTHHVATFFLVGCSYWYRYHRIGIAILWIHNIADIFLYSAKALNYISKEVKNKTIQIICDGLFVMFAVSFFVTRLIFFPFTLIKSSLTEAYYVSVEFPLFYPTNVALLTLLILHMFWFFLIARIIYIKLFKSKDFDDIRSDSDEDEEVKPTQKGLEAEPTRTNKNTNNNKNNKLTQTKVSKAAQKKNE